One genomic window of Myxococcus virescens includes the following:
- a CDS encoding transposase gives IAQTTDTRRRSAIDRRTTRSAGYALSQRIRKRIEEVWGWMKTVGGFRKTRFKGRERTEMAAYLVGAAYNLVRMARLAAA, from the coding sequence CATTGCTCAGACGACGGACACTCGACGCCGCTCGGCCATCGACAGGCGAACGACGAGGTCCGCCGGATACGCCCTCAGCCAGCGGATACGGAAACGAATAGAAGAAGTCTGGGGCTGGATGAAGACGGTGGGCGGCTTCCGCAAGACGCGTTTCAAAGGCAGGGAGCGGACGGAGATGGCGGCCTACCTGGTGGGCGCCGCGTACAACCTGGTGCGGATGGCGCGGCTGGCTGCCGCATAG
- a CDS encoding cellulose synthase operon protein YhjQ/BcsQ — MTESKKFKMSIRERVRATGESYCAARRVLLRRHEKALGQRAEVIAVAGMKGGIGRSTLAILIACEMHLRGERVLLVGLQPAVIPFGEPMKYPNTIQHWTTRTENSGFVGPASITIRDRMLASPEFAELTSGYSLVIVDCPRILEVQYAAMLWADTVLIPCSTASESARAVDDARALIALGLRKNPNLVSKVVIANEQPRTSPRRIAALREAASECGVDVFGVVLRDRVAFGNCLAGC; from the coding sequence GTGACGGAGTCCAAGAAGTTTAAGATGAGCATCCGGGAGCGCGTTCGCGCCACTGGAGAGAGTTACTGTGCCGCTAGGCGCGTACTGCTTCGACGACACGAGAAGGCCCTCGGCCAACGTGCCGAGGTCATCGCAGTCGCAGGGATGAAAGGTGGCATCGGTCGAAGCACGCTAGCCATCTTAATCGCATGCGAGATGCACTTGCGCGGTGAGCGAGTTTTGCTTGTGGGGCTCCAGCCTGCCGTCATTCCGTTTGGCGAGCCAATGAAGTACCCGAATACGATTCAGCATTGGACGACTCGCACGGAGAACAGCGGATTCGTAGGGCCAGCCTCAATAACCATCAGAGATCGGATGCTTGCATCTCCGGAGTTTGCTGAACTGACTTCGGGGTACTCGCTCGTCATCGTCGACTGTCCGAGAATACTGGAGGTTCAGTACGCTGCCATGCTTTGGGCCGACACCGTGCTGATTCCTTGTTCGACAGCCTCGGAGTCTGCGAGGGCGGTGGATGATGCTCGTGCGTTGATTGCCCTGGGGCTCAGGAAGAACCCCAATCTTGTCAGCAAGGTCGTCATCGCAAACGAGCAGCCACGCACAAGTCCTCGACGAATCGCTGCGCTTCGTGAAGCTGCGAGCGAATGCGGGGTTGATGTCTTCGGGGTAGTCTTGCGCGACCGAGTTGCATTCGGGAACTGTCTAGCAGGCTGTTGA